In Deltaproteobacteria bacterium, the following proteins share a genomic window:
- a CDS encoding glycosyltransferase family 2 protein, with the protein MLSFDNILLFIYILPLSGLFIYGINCYFLMIYYRVHLGKAKERHQKLQTSFYEYLSPYELPFVTIQLPVFNERYVIKRLIDSSCRLDYPKKKLEIQVLDDSTDDTFHLARACVERLQQEGFDIVHLHRPNRTGYKAGALRDGLHVAKGELIAIFDADFVPNPNFLKETIPYFSQPQVGMVQARWGHLNRNYSLLTRAQSMGIDGHFGVEQAARGWGGLFMNFNGTAGIWRRAAIEDAGGWQADTLTEDLDLSYRAQLKGWKLEFAPVVSCPAELPVTITAFKSQQYRWAKGSIQTARKNLHKVWRAKLPLLVKIQATLHLTHYLVHPLMIMVVLTSIPMLFTHWFFLSISYPLLVFTLFCLATFGPSAMYVYSQRIFYPRWKKNVRYLPFLMCLGTGISVNNTKAILEALFGLQSSFIRTPKYGIEQRNDSWYDKLYSLPFDSLSVFELLLGMYSLAGLLLFLHFSKYLISPFLLIYTAGFFYVFSLSVIHAKKK; encoded by the coding sequence ATGCTTAGTTTTGACAACATTCTACTATTTATTTATATACTGCCTTTATCAGGTCTTTTTATTTATGGCATCAATTGTTATTTCTTGATGATATATTATCGAGTCCACCTAGGAAAAGCAAAAGAGCGACATCAAAAATTACAAACCTCGTTTTATGAATATTTATCTCCATATGAGCTGCCTTTCGTTACTATTCAACTACCGGTTTTTAATGAACGTTATGTAATTAAAAGATTGATCGACTCTTCATGCAGGTTAGATTATCCTAAAAAAAAGCTTGAAATACAGGTTCTAGACGACTCCACTGATGACACCTTTCACCTGGCTCGTGCCTGTGTAGAAAGATTACAACAAGAAGGCTTTGATATTGTTCATTTGCATCGCCCGAACCGTACAGGTTACAAAGCGGGTGCTCTCAGGGATGGCCTGCATGTGGCAAAGGGCGAACTTATTGCCATCTTCGATGCCGATTTCGTCCCCAACCCTAATTTTCTCAAAGAAACGATCCCCTATTTTTCTCAACCACAAGTTGGCATGGTGCAGGCTCGCTGGGGGCATCTCAACCGCAACTACTCTCTGCTCACCAGGGCGCAGTCTATGGGAATCGATGGGCATTTTGGAGTAGAGCAGGCTGCCCGCGGCTGGGGTGGGCTGTTCATGAACTTCAATGGTACCGCAGGAATCTGGCGCAGGGCAGCCATCGAAGATGCCGGTGGCTGGCAGGCAGATACACTCACTGAAGATCTTGATTTGAGTTATCGGGCCCAACTGAAGGGCTGGAAGCTGGAGTTCGCTCCTGTTGTAAGCTGCCCAGCGGAACTGCCGGTGACAATAACTGCCTTCAAATCGCAACAATATCGCTGGGCCAAAGGTTCCATCCAAACCGCCAGGAAGAACCTGCACAAGGTGTGGCGGGCAAAACTTCCCCTGCTGGTGAAAATCCAGGCGACCCTCCATCTGACCCACTATCTGGTCCATCCCCTGATGATAATGGTAGTCCTCACCTCCATTCCCATGCTTTTCACCCACTGGTTTTTCTTGAGCATCTCTTACCCCTTATTGGTGTTCACTCTTTTCTGTTTAGCAACATTCGGCCCGTCTGCCATGTACGTCTACTCGCAACGCATCTTTTATCCCCGCTGGAAAAAAAATGTCAGGTATCTGCCTTTTCTCATGTGCCTGGGAACAGGCATCTCCGTAAACAACACCAAGGCCATCCTGGAAGCGCTTTTTGGCTTGCAGAGCAGTTTCATACGCACACCCAAGTATGGCATCGAACAGCGAAACGACAGCTGGTACGACAAGCTCTATTCTCTTCCCTTTGATTCTCTTTCCGTTTTTGAACTCTTGCTCGGCATGTATTCTCTCGCCGGCCTCCTTCTGTTTCTCCATTTCAGCAAGTATTTGATCAGTCCTTTTCTGCTGATTTATACTGCGGGCTTTTTTTATGTTTTTTCTCTGTCAGTGATTCATGCGAAAAAAAAGTAG